AAAACAGATAAAGGACATCCTAGTTCATAATGTCATCTTAGTTCCTGAAAATGGCCCTCCCCTTCGAAACAGCTTTCGGAGAAATCCGAGTTGTACTGTAGATGAACTGGCTTGCCTGACTAACACAGAGCTAAAATcagaacatacttttttttttttttttttttttttttactttaaatccaGTGTTCTAGCACTAGTCTTGATGGATTACTGccctgaaacattttctctgagtCTGACGGCCTCAGGCAGCAGAACCTTTTCTCAGGTGTTGTAGCCACAAGATTGTAATTAAGTCTGGGACCTTGCATTTCTCACTATCAGAAGTGATGGAGAGTAAGCTTTGTCAGCATGGACCATAGCACTGAATGAGGCCTTAGAGATCTCCTCCCGAATTCttcagatgttattttaaaattgaaacccTTTGTTCAAGCAATATTTATGCAGCAGCTTAATACAGAAAGCAGGACCAGAAAGACTATTTGGGGACCTGGACTACTGCCTGCCTTTACCTCCCAGTCCTGCTCCAGTACAACCACTAGGCTCCCAAGAAGCatgatattagaaaaaataataaaataaatctacttgattgcttttcttttacaACCAGAGATTCTAtgaatggagagaagagaggaaattattttaggacatcctagaagaaataaaatcaacttcCTCAAGTATGGCAGAAAGAGTCTTTTTAGGAGTGGATTACAGTGAGCGTGACTTCAGGGGAGTCCAGAGGAAGGGAAGATGTAAAATCTGAGGAAACTGGCCCTTATTCTGTCCAAAACAGACATTTGTCAGTATTAATCAAGGCAAGAATGTGATTGACCAAGCATTGCTAATACCTTTactaaagaaaacagaatctgtGCAAGTAAACACATTTCTCTGAAATTGCTAGTgctgatttaaaataattctgtgtgGGTGCATTGCAGCATCTGTCGCAGTGGCTTTTTTCCCAGGGAATTCTGCAAAACAGCCACAGGTTTGGACAAACCACCCTCTAACCTCATAGGACAGTGTGTCTAAAGAGGCTGGTTTTCCTTTCGTGGGTTATTTGGAAATCACTTGGGGAGCCTTCCCAGGGCAAGGTTCAGTGGGTTTTGGGTAAGGGACACGGAGGGGCCAAGAACAAGCCATCACAATTCACGCAGTGATGGCTCTGAGAACTTAGTGCCAAGGCCAGGTTCACTTGGTACTGATGTTTTTAATGATTACATTGCCAGTGAGCTCATGCCTTATAATTTCCCGAAACCCGAGACTCCCTCAAGGTGGTGGCATATATAACCTGTCTCAACGCTTTCTTCGTCCTGAATCCATGGCTGGGTGTTTCTTAGTGTCCGCTGCTTCCTTGTCTGAAGACTCTTCTCGCCCAGTTCCACTTACCAGCTTCGCAAAGGGAGGTAGCTCGCCCTCGGGAAGAAAGTAAGTCTGTGTGCCAGTGGTGCCGATCACCAGCACGTTTTTCTTCAGGTCGATGGAACACTGATGTGTCCTGAGCATGTCGAGCCCCAGAAGCATGTCCATGGGCTGCTCCTCCAGTATAGAGAAAGAGCACTGTAAGAAATCGCCTTCGATCTGGACCTGAGCCAGATGAACCCGGCCGATGATCCTCTGCGTGCCCACGCCTTTAGCAATGCCGGCCCATCGTCGGTCCACGAGCCGCATTATGTTACATCTCTCCGCACAAGCTTGGCTCATGATGGTCATCTGGGCGCCCGAGTCCACGAAGGCCTTCAGAGGATGTCCGTTCACTTTGCAGCTGATGTAGAGCATGGCCACCTGTCCGAAGCTCTCCGGAGCCGCTTCCATCGCTATGTTCATGTTTTCCTCGATGTTCTGCTGCCGGATTTCTTCCTCTATTTTGGCCTGAGCTTCCAAATCGAATGGGTCGGCAGAATAGAGGCGAAGTCGCTCTTGGTCTCTCAGCGCCCGTTCCCTCTGCTGCTCCATCAGGACCTGAGAAAAGGTCTCCAGGTTTCCGCTGAGCAGGGCTTCGGCCAAGGTGGGGTTGCGCTCCTTCAGCAGGGACAGGTCGTGCGGGTTGGAGAGGAGCATGCTTCGGATCAGGGCCGGGCTGTCCAGCCCCTGCGCCGACGTCGCCTTCCCGCCGGGGCCCAGGCCGCGGGCCCGCTGCGCCGGCTTTGCgcgctggtgctggtgctggtgccgGTGCTGGTGATGCTGGTGCCGGGGGCTGGACGTGCCCGGCACGGCGGTGCCGGGGAAGTCCGTTTGAGGCAGGCTGGCGGTCCGCCCCGCGTCCTCCTTCTGCAGTAGAACCACCATGTCGCCGTCTTTGAGGCCGTAGGAGCCCAGGGAGCAGTGACCGTCGGTGAGGAGCCGCTCCATGTAGATGACCTGGAGCTCCTCGGCGGGGATGCCAGACTCGAGCTCACAGAGGGCACGGAAGTTGTGGAGCTCGAAGTCGGGGCTGACCTGGAGGGAGAAGGTGGCCTCGGAGAGGTCCCTGCGCACACAGTACACAGTGAGCAGCATGGCACGGGCCCCGCCGGGCCGGGTGGGTGGAGGGCATTGGGCTGCGCGCTGGCGGCCTGCAGCTGGTCCCCGCTGGTGGCTCGGCTGCTCCTCACGACTGGGTGTCTTCTTTTAGGTGCATTCACCTCTCAGAGAGGCGCAGCCACGCACCGGGCTGGGGGCCGCCTGCCAGGCTCGGTGCCCGCTGCTCGGCCTCTTGGAACCTTGAGGGCACGCGTCGTGTTCCAGAGTCCACTGGTGCGTGCGCTGCTCGGAGCTGAGAATGCCCGTCGCCATAGGAACAAAGTCCCTCGAGCCCCCATTGGGTTCCAAGGCTGGCCCCCCGAAGCCTGTTTAACCCATGGTCTGAAAAAGATCGTTTCCGCTCTAACTGAACAACATACTAACattcattttgttcctttgagAATTGGATGCCGTGTGCTTTTACTTATCCCTCAAACAGTGAGTGCTTGTTTCCTACAGGGCAAGTGTCAGGCTGTGTGCTTAGTATAAGAGAGAGGTCAGACCTGGATCTCGCACGCTGGGGAGGGACTGATGGAAAATGGGGAAATCACGAAGCTGGAGGTAAGCACTTTTGCAAAGACGTGTTCAGCACACTGGGAGATCCGACAGGACAGAGGACGTGTCTTTAAGGAGGAGACAGGTGATGATGAAGGCTGAGGGTGTTCCATGTGAAAAGTGGTGAGGGTCACTCCTGACAAAAAAGAATTACTTGTATGTGCAAATAAAGAATTCGTGACAAGTCCTATTATGTCCAGAGAAATGTCAGACAGTAAATGTAATAGGAGAAACTTGCCTATGAGTTTGAGTGGCAGGATGTGAAGCTGGAGAAAAATGATTGGAGCCAATTTATAGGGAGTTTGTAGATGAACCCAAGGAATTTAAATATTATCAATCATCAAGAATCatcaagaggagagagaaaagagaaaaaaagaaagagggaaggaaacaggaaagatCTGAAGCAGGTCCTTgtgatgtttgttttgtttaactgATTTAAGAAAGAGGTTTCTTGCAACATACGGAAGATGTGTGAGGTAACAGAAGGGTCAGGTACAGGCTCTCTCAGTGGCTCAAAGAGGGAGCTGTTGCGAGAAAATGAAAACCTACGAAGCAGTGGGGAATAGTGTTTCTTGACTAGAAtggacaggattttttttcccactggatGTGGGGAGTGCAGAACAAGCCACGGAGGGTCTCTAAGACCGGAGACTGGTTGGAAATAGGCGATTACCTTGGATGGGTGAGTGAGAGGAACCATGAGAGGACCAGCTGGGCATCAGTCCTGTAGTGAAGTGCATGGTGAGTGCCACACTGGAGGCCGATATGCCTCCCTCCCTGACCCTAGggcacagcccccaccccttACCAGAGTGGAGGCTCACAGGACAAGGGTAAAGTGGAAAGTGGTCCTTCAGGGCAAATGGAGATGAGGTAGACATCCTGGAGTGCCCGTCTTGTTTTGCTTTGCCTTGTTTTATATCACAGTGTGTTTTGTCCTGTAAAGCGCTCAAGCTTTCTTAGCTTCGTCTTCCCATGTATGTTCTTCTTATGACCCAAAAGATAGTCAACATCTTCTGCCTCGTCCCCTCTGCTTATTTCAGATTTTGTCAGAAGTCCTGCATCAGTACGTAGAGAAGGATCTTGCATCAGCCTGAAGAATTCCTTTGGGGGCTCCTGGTTCTCATGTGTCTGTCTCAGAGGGAAAACAGTATCTCAGTTATTGCTCTGATTATCATAGTGTTTCATACTCGTATTCATTTACCCTGGAAATGCTGACTGACTGCCCAGTGTGTGTGAAGCTCGAGCTAAGTTTCGGGGATACACGTGAATAATGGGAAATACAGGCTTTGTCCTtaaaggagctcacagtctaaaaCAGAggacgcacatacacacacaaattggAAGGTTAAGAAAGTACCACCGAAGCTGGCAGAACGTGGGAGAAATTAGTCGTATCTGCAGAACAGATACAGAATATGGAGAGGGCTGTTGGGCAGGGAAGCCTCCCTGAAAGTGTTAGAGAGAGaagtcagctgcgtgggggtgGCCAGAGTGGAGAACTAAGGCAGAGAAGACGGCGTGGCTTGGAATCTTTAACTAGAAAGGCAGCACTTCATGATAAGgagaattttgtaaaaaaaaaaaaaaaaaaaaaaaaaattaaggggggAAAACCTTACCTGTTTCTACAGGAAGATTGTGAATTATTTAGAACTATCTTTCACTTGATGGTTTCTCCTGAGTTTGGGAATAACTGTAATGTAAGGCCTGTCGTATGCAAATTACTCTGCTAAGGAGCAGCTGGGAACGTTGGTGTTCCTTCCACCCGACCCCAACCAGCTTTGGACAGTGGTTCTTCAAATCTTAGTAAGTCAGGGAGATAACACtagggtttgggttttgtttttttttttttttttgaaaaacagtggATAAAATCATCTTTGtagaacaagattttttttttttttttttttgtggaggggtAGAGAGGAGCAAGCAAGAATTCAGGATTCACAAAGCAGCTAACATCCTTTTTCATCAATGCCTTGATACTGAACATAATTGAGTTTTATGCAGTATGTTTTAGGATCTCGTTGTGATTCTTTACTTTTGGTGGCATTTTGCATTTGTGTGCTTTTTACTATTTCACCCTGTACTGAGAACGCACAATGGAAAGCAGAGAGGCTCAAGGTCTGGCCAGTTAACTGTCATCATTCCACAGATCCCAGGATGTCAGGATTGGTGGGCAGCCTTCAGATTCTCCAGTCCAGCCGCCCATCCAGCCCGTAAACCTCTGTTGCAAAGCAGCCTGGAGTCTGAAAAGATAAACCCAGCCTCCTGGGGGTGTTTAGTCCTTCATTTATTGCTGGATTCTTTCATTTTACTCAGCATTCCTGGTGATTCAAATACCACATGTGTAATTCTCTTacctgaaaattttaattaaaagcctCTTCTGATTCTGTAATAAACTTGGGGATCATTGGGAGTAGATCAAAATAATCCACCATGTAAAATGGTCTTGTACCATAAATCCTTATTGTACAGATCACTTAGAAATGGGAGACCTGAATTATCTAGGTGTGTGAATCTGGGTAACTGAAGGTTACTGCAACTTTCCTTCAGGAGGTTTGTGAAGTATGTTCCCTTACTTTTCTTCCCTGGCAAGTACAATGTTAGGAACATAATTGAATCTTTTCTTTGATAAGTAAGACTCCTGCAAGGTCTCAGGGCTATCGCTCAGAAATATCAGTTCTCATTGTAAAGTCTAAATacccagaaaatagaaaagatgacACTGATTTCATCCTGGCCGAGTAAATAACCCCAAAGTTATTTCTTGCAGTAAATCCACAATGCTACTTTTTATAATTGGCTTCTTTATAAAAActtaatgtggaaaaaaaaaaacaatagggCTGCATAAATGTTATTATGTAGCATATACAATAATTAAACGACATTAAGCAAATATATTAACTTGCTGTATTTTGATTCCTTCCTTTAAACACATGCCTGGTATCACTTTAAAGTGTAACTGAGGCTTATTAAGCATTTAAATTATCACTTCAGATTTTCAGTGCAATTGAGGGGaagatacagaatttttaaagctttattcaCATAGGTTAAACACCtaattttttcactgtttttctttttgcagtaCAGTATGTTGAATCAGAATTCTCACTAatgaataacatttattttttcagacaGTTAATTATTTAAGACACATTAAAATACTCTGATGGAAGTTCGAGCTTCTATTAGTTTGTTTGGAGGTTTCCTCTATACAAAAAGATTTAGTATTGCTCATCTTTGACGCTTAAAGCCCATGATAAGACctcttaaataaatatgtacatatgtaattgAAGAAACTTACAAGACCTGAGAATTGAGTCTGTATCAGCCTGATGAGAACTCAGCTAGTGGTTTTTCTTCATTGAAAGAAAAGTAGGTAATCTGGACAGAAGACCCACACATGGGTGCACACGTGCGCGTGCGCACACGTGCCTGGAGAGACAGTGTAAGTGCACAGTCAGGACATGTTTTCAGTTACTCTGAGAATGCATTTGAAAGAATGTACTTTCCAGCAGGGAGCATTTTTATCATGCCTTTATTTAGTACTTTATTTTATGGATTATTGTTTTAGcatttaataggaaaaaagatgcattttaagttatattttgcATGTTAAGAACGATACAATATCTTGATAAgtttcagtgttttccaaatatgTACTTTCCAAATCtaaatatacgtgtgtgtgtgtgtgtttattcatcTTTAAGAAAGTCTGCTGCTGTGATTTTGTGCTTTGTGGTCCCTTCCAGTGTCTTAAGAATATAAAAAGCCTTCTGATCTGTGAGGTGC
This Camelus ferus isolate YT-003-E chromosome 10, BCGSAC_Cfer_1.0, whole genome shotgun sequence DNA region includes the following protein-coding sequences:
- the DDI1 gene encoding protein DDI1 homolog 1, which encodes MLLTVYCVRRDLSEATFSLQVSPDFELHNFRALCELESGIPAEELQVIYMERLLTDGHCSLGSYGLKDGDMVVLLQKEDAGRTASLPQTDFPGTAVPGTSSPRHQHHQHRHQHQHQRAKPAQRARGLGPGGKATSAQGLDSPALIRSMLLSNPHDLSLLKERNPTLAEALLSGNLETFSQVLMEQQRERALRDQERLRLYSADPFDLEAQAKIEEEIRQQNIEENMNIAMEAAPESFGQVAMLYISCKVNGHPLKAFVDSGAQMTIMSQACAERCNIMRLVDRRWAGIAKGVGTQRIIGRVHLAQVQIEGDFLQCSFSILEEQPMDMLLGLDMLRTHQCSIDLKKNVLVIGTTGTQTYFLPEGELPPFAKLVSGTGREESSDKEAADTKKHPAMDSGRRKR